One window of the Streptomyces sp. ITFR-21 genome contains the following:
- a CDS encoding restriction endonuclease, producing the protein MSRPRTVLCDPAGLIEAGLPFDRAPYEALVTAVLAWTTPDLARCDCEQITLQLTGHARAVAADVQRRAARLAHHDGRQALAEVVLRETERRLSVPAQGSAACVQDRARLVRALYERLDRLTETPSPPRTEPSGSGPGISSAPR; encoded by the coding sequence ATGAGCAGGCCGCGCACCGTCCTGTGCGACCCAGCGGGCCTGATCGAGGCCGGCCTCCCCTTCGACCGCGCCCCGTACGAGGCGCTCGTCACCGCCGTGCTGGCGTGGACCACCCCGGACCTCGCGCGCTGCGACTGCGAGCAGATCACCCTGCAACTGACCGGCCACGCCCGCGCCGTGGCCGCCGACGTCCAGCGCCGCGCCGCCCGACTGGCGCACCACGACGGCCGCCAGGCCCTGGCTGAGGTCGTCCTGCGGGAGACCGAGCGGCGGCTGTCCGTGCCGGCGCAGGGATCAGCGGCGTGCGTCCAGGACCGCGCGCGGCTGGTGCGGGCGCTGTACGAGCGACTGGACCGCCTCACGGAAACTCCTTCGCCTCCCCGTACTGAACCTTCCGGCAGCGGGCCCGGGATCTCTTCCGCACCGCGCTGA
- a CDS encoding IS630 family transposase encodes MVAAAAGEARRAGRGHPRSGPLHHRAGLKKTRLRPHLRKCWTIPPKANAEFAARMEDVLAVYARPYDPARPVVCMDEKPCQLLAHARDPFPARPGHDACQDSEYIRCGTCSVFVWVEPLRGWRRVHALPQRTRTDWAGQVKQLLTVDYPDAETVVLVMDNLNTHGIASLYEAFAPQEAFALAQRLEIHHTPKHGSWLNIAEIELSALTRQCLDRRIADLDILNTELSAWQNTTNTNQRQVDWQFTAHDARTKLRHLYPKN; translated from the coding sequence CTGGTCGCTGCGGCTGCTGGAGAAGCACGTCGCGCTGGTCGGGGACATCCCCGATCTGGACCACTCCACCATCGGGCGGGTCTTAAAAAAACGAGGCTGCGTCCTCATCTGAGGAAGTGCTGGACCATCCCGCCGAAGGCGAACGCGGAGTTTGCGGCCCGGATGGAAGACGTGCTGGCCGTCTACGCCCGGCCCTACGATCCGGCGCGTCCGGTGGTGTGCATGGACGAGAAGCCCTGCCAGCTCCTCGCCCATGCCCGCGACCCGTTCCCGGCCCGACCCGGCCACGACGCCTGCCAGGACAGCGAGTACATCCGCTGTGGCACCTGCTCGGTCTTCGTGTGGGTCGAGCCCCTGCGCGGGTGGCGTCGAGTGCACGCACTGCCGCAGCGGACCCGGACCGACTGGGCCGGCCAGGTCAAACAGTTACTGACCGTGGACTACCCCGACGCTGAAACCGTGGTGCTGGTGATGGACAACCTCAACACCCACGGCATCGCCTCACTGTACGAGGCATTCGCACCACAAGAGGCCTTCGCCCTGGCCCAACGCCTCGAGATCCACCACACACCCAAACACGGGTCCTGGCTCAACATCGCCGAGATCGAACTCTCCGCGCTGACCCGGCAATGCCTCGACCGCCGGATCGCAGACCTCGACATACTAAACACCGAACTCTCCGCCTGGCAGAACACCACCAACACCAACCAACGCCAGGTGGACTGGCAATTCACCGCCCACGACGCACGCACCAAACTGCGCCACCTGTATCCCAAAAATTAG
- a CDS encoding helix-turn-helix domain-containing protein: MIRRARVLLALDTSVGVVDPKEEIAARLGVSGETIRLVARRFAETGGDVHATIARKQRDLPPVASPVTGEVEARLIAMACSPPPQGYARWSLRLLEKHVALVGDIPDLDHSTIGRVLKKRGCVLI, translated from the coding sequence ATGATCCGCAGGGCCCGGGTGCTGCTGGCGCTGGACACCTCGGTGGGTGTGGTCGACCCGAAAGAGGAGATCGCTGCCCGGCTCGGAGTGTCGGGAGAGACGATCCGGCTGGTTGCCAGGCGGTTCGCCGAGACCGGTGGCGATGTCCACGCCACGATCGCGCGGAAGCAGCGTGACCTGCCGCCGGTGGCCTCCCCGGTGACCGGTGAGGTAGAGGCCCGGCTGATTGCGATGGCCTGCTCGCCGCCGCCCCAGGGTTATGCCCGCTGGTCGCTGCGGCTGCTGGAGAAGCACGTCGCGCTGGTCGGGGACATCCCCGATCTGGACCACTCCACCATCGGGCGGGTCTTAAAAAAACGAGGCTGCGTCCTCATCTGA